A window of the Chelonoidis abingdonii isolate Lonesome George chromosome 19, CheloAbing_2.0, whole genome shotgun sequence genome harbors these coding sequences:
- the NUDT7 gene encoding peroxisomal coenzyme A diphosphatase NUDT7 isoform X2, translating into MAALRDAEDELGRSIKDKAKISLRKYDVGNKFSHLPLSKASVLMPLMVKDGKLYLLFTVRSMKLRRSPGEVCFPGGKSEPIDRDEIATAVREAKEEVGLYPEQVEVICRLVPGIDKVGSLVTPVVGFIEDTFQARPNPDEVSDVFLVPLKYFIDPLKYMTLPYKRADGVASWLHSFVYDDPERKTSLRIWGLTAHFAVFLALVIFEKKPTFDIQYDLDNLISSSEKNFMEEYMSLYKGKSSKL; encoded by the exons ATGGCGGCTTTGAGAGATGCTGAGGATGAGCTGGGAAG AAGTATAAAAGATAAGGCCAAGATCAGTTTAAGAAAATATGATGTTGGAAACAAATTCTCCCATTTGCCACTATCCAAAGCATCTGTTCTTATGCCTCTAATGGTTAAAGATGGAAAGCTGTATTTGCTATTTACTGTCAGATCAATGAAG TTGAGAAGATCACCAGGGGAAGTGTGCTTTCCAGGAGGTAAAAGTGAGCCTATAGACAGAGATGAAATAGCCACAGCAGTGCGGGAAGCCAAGGAAGAAGTGGGACTCTATCCAGAGCAGGTGGAAGTCATCTGTAGGCTTGTACCTGGAATTGATAAA gtAGGTTCGTTGGTAACACCAGTTGTAGGATTTATAGAGGACACATTCCAGGCCAGACCTAATCCAGATGAAGTGAGTGATGTGTTTTTGGTGCCACTGAAGTACTTTATCGATCCATTAAAGTACATGACCTTGCCTTATAAAAGAGCGGATGGTGTTGCAAGTTGGCTGCACAGTTTTGTATATGATGACCCTGAGCGTAAAACATCACTTAGGATATGGGGACTTACTGCGCACTTTGCTGTATTTCTTGCTCTTGTAATTTTTGAAAAGAAACCTACATTTGACATTCAGTATGATCTTGACAACTTAATTTCATCCTCTGAGAAGAATTTCATGGAGGAGTATATGTCGCTATacaaggggaaaagcagcaaactATGA
- the NUDT7 gene encoding peroxisomal coenzyme A diphosphatase NUDT7 isoform X3, protein MPLMVKDGKLYLLFTVRSMKLRRSPGEVCFPGGKSEPIDRDEIATAVREAKEEVGLYPEQVEVICRLVPGIDKVGSLVTPVVGFIEDTFQARPNPDEVSDVFLVPLKYFIDPLKYMTLPYKRADGVASWLHSFVYDDPERKTSLRIWGLTAHFAVFLALVIFEKKPTFDIQYDLDNLISSSEKNFMEEYMSLYKGKSSKL, encoded by the exons ATGCCTCTAATGGTTAAAGATGGAAAGCTGTATTTGCTATTTACTGTCAGATCAATGAAG TTGAGAAGATCACCAGGGGAAGTGTGCTTTCCAGGAGGTAAAAGTGAGCCTATAGACAGAGATGAAATAGCCACAGCAGTGCGGGAAGCCAAGGAAGAAGTGGGACTCTATCCAGAGCAGGTGGAAGTCATCTGTAGGCTTGTACCTGGAATTGATAAA gtAGGTTCGTTGGTAACACCAGTTGTAGGATTTATAGAGGACACATTCCAGGCCAGACCTAATCCAGATGAAGTGAGTGATGTGTTTTTGGTGCCACTGAAGTACTTTATCGATCCATTAAAGTACATGACCTTGCCTTATAAAAGAGCGGATGGTGTTGCAAGTTGGCTGCACAGTTTTGTATATGATGACCCTGAGCGTAAAACATCACTTAGGATATGGGGACTTACTGCGCACTTTGCTGTATTTCTTGCTCTTGTAATTTTTGAAAAGAAACCTACATTTGACATTCAGTATGATCTTGACAACTTAATTTCATCCTCTGAGAAGAATTTCATGGAGGAGTATATGTCGCTATacaaggggaaaagcagcaaactATGA
- the NUDT7 gene encoding peroxisomal coenzyme A diphosphatase NUDT7 isoform X1, whose product MAALRDAEDELGSRSIKDKAKISLRKYDVGNKFSHLPLSKASVLMPLMVKDGKLYLLFTVRSMKLRRSPGEVCFPGGKSEPIDRDEIATAVREAKEEVGLYPEQVEVICRLVPGIDKVGSLVTPVVGFIEDTFQARPNPDEVSDVFLVPLKYFIDPLKYMTLPYKRADGVASWLHSFVYDDPERKTSLRIWGLTAHFAVFLALVIFEKKPTFDIQYDLDNLISSSEKNFMEEYMSLYKGKSSKL is encoded by the exons ATGGCGGCTTTGAGAGATGCTGAGGATGAGCTGGGAAG caGAAGTATAAAAGATAAGGCCAAGATCAGTTTAAGAAAATATGATGTTGGAAACAAATTCTCCCATTTGCCACTATCCAAAGCATCTGTTCTTATGCCTCTAATGGTTAAAGATGGAAAGCTGTATTTGCTATTTACTGTCAGATCAATGAAG TTGAGAAGATCACCAGGGGAAGTGTGCTTTCCAGGAGGTAAAAGTGAGCCTATAGACAGAGATGAAATAGCCACAGCAGTGCGGGAAGCCAAGGAAGAAGTGGGACTCTATCCAGAGCAGGTGGAAGTCATCTGTAGGCTTGTACCTGGAATTGATAAA gtAGGTTCGTTGGTAACACCAGTTGTAGGATTTATAGAGGACACATTCCAGGCCAGACCTAATCCAGATGAAGTGAGTGATGTGTTTTTGGTGCCACTGAAGTACTTTATCGATCCATTAAAGTACATGACCTTGCCTTATAAAAGAGCGGATGGTGTTGCAAGTTGGCTGCACAGTTTTGTATATGATGACCCTGAGCGTAAAACATCACTTAGGATATGGGGACTTACTGCGCACTTTGCTGTATTTCTTGCTCTTGTAATTTTTGAAAAGAAACCTACATTTGACATTCAGTATGATCTTGACAACTTAATTTCATCCTCTGAGAAGAATTTCATGGAGGAGTATATGTCGCTATacaaggggaaaagcagcaaactATGA